The nucleotide sequence TGTGAATCAGCCTTTGAAGACCGAAAGTACGTTAACCGAACAATCTCAATTTAAATAAATCCTACCATACTTTATTTAAATTGATATGCCATTACATTCTTTTAATTGCTGCCTACCAAACAAAAGAGAACATAGCATTCGCAAGCAAAAATAAAACAGACTGTATCGTCGATCGATGTTGCAGGCATTTGTGATATGAGCGCTGCCACATACCACTGTATGACAATGCATTAGCTATCGGTAATTAGGGTTTTCATGGCGAGCTTAGACAAATAAAAAAAATTTTTTAAAATTTAATTCATTTGCACATATTTAAAAAAAAGTACGCATATATGTATCTTATGGGCCAAAGAAAATGTTGTAGGTTAATTAAAATGCACTATTAATTAAACAGCGATTACCGCTCAACACTCTTTCAAACATAGGATTAACCTACACGCTTGATACTGTTCAAAGTATGAAGCCTCCACGTTAACTCACATCCCAAATGCGTATTTTTTCGCCACTATTCGTATTATGAAATAAGGACGTTGTTTTTTAATACCACAATAGAGGAACGCTTATGGCACATTTACGCTACCCAAAACGCGGCTGTATCCAAATGGATATTCACATTTACGGTCACCGCTTTCGCGAAACCACCGGCTTGCCAAACACGCCAGCTAATGTGGTGAAAGCGAAAAAGATGCTCAAACAAATTAACGCCGAAGTCGCCCTTGGCACGTTTGAGTACCGAAAATACTTTCCAAGCAGCAAGAAAAACAGCCTATTCCAACAATTAAAGCGCGAGAAACTGCAAGGCTCGGCCAACGTATTTTTTGATGAGTTTATGAAAGAGTATGTTGAGCGCAATGAGCACCAATGGCGTGATACCTATACGCGTTGTTTAAATGGCACGTTAGACTTATATGTCCTACCATTTTTCAAAGACTATAAAGTCGATGAAATTACCCTTGCCCATGCTCAGCGTTTTCGCACACACCTTTGTGAGTTAACCAAAAAAGATGGTTCAAGAAAGCTATCGAATAAACGCATCAATGCCATTATGGTGCCTGTCATTTCAGTCATGCACATGGCCGCGGCTGAGTTAGACATTCCTTACCCGTTTGAACGATTAAAAGCACTCAGAGAAGAGCCAAGCGATCCGGCGCCGTTAAACCAACGTGAGGTAAATTTGTTTTTAGACACCGTCGACACCAAGTGGCGCGATTATTACACCTTGCGTTTTCACACTGGCATGCGCAGCTGTGAAGTGCATGGCTTAAAATTGGACTGTGTTGATTTTGAGCATCGTCGCATTATGGTGCGCCGTAATTTTGTGACAGAGCTTACCGACGTCAAAACACCGAAATCTCGCCGTGATATTCATATGACGCCAACGGTGTATCATGCTTTGAAAAGCGCCGTTGCCAATATGCCCGACAAAGAAAAGCAACGTCAGGGCTTTATCTTCACCAAGAAGTCCGGCAAACCACTGACCACGCATTTTGTCGCGCGCAGTATTTGGTACCCAACATTAAAAAAGGCTGGCCTTGAAAAGCGCAAACCATACCAAACACGTCATACCGCCGCCGTATTGCATTTAGCAGCACATGAAAATCCGCTTTATGTGTCACGCCTACTTGGCCATTCAGGTACTCGCATGCTATATGATGTGTACGCACCATTTGTACACAACATCAGTCAGTACGATGGCAGCGCCTTTGATAAAATGATGAACCAACCTGCTATTCATCGACGAGCAGCAAACGATGTGATCCCATTTGCACCGCCAAAGAAAAGACATAAAGGCTAGACATCAATCGATACCTTAACCTTTACATTCAAACTGTGCGGCCACAACCTAAAGCGTTGTGGCCGTTTATCGTTTACTCTTGATTTATAGCCGAATTCAATTTTTAAAAGAGCTGCGCAAGCTAGATTAAAACCCTAGTAAACTTGAAAACACAAACTTAGAGGTATAAAGTAGATAGTGCTTAAGATATGTGCGTTTTCGCAAACAACTAAAACCGACCACCAGTCGGTTTTTTTGTGCCTTAATTTTATCAGCCCTCTCTACACTATCCTAAACCATAAACCCCAAGTCACTTTGGATATACTCCTTTATGAACCTCACCCAAAAAATTAATTTCACTTTTTTTCCCACTTTTTCCCATTTCGTCCGCATATATACACATATTGGGTAAATTCGTCTTAAATTTAATGGATCACAAATAGTGTTACGCAGTACCAGTCCATATAATGACAAAGGCTCGCCATTACTGGAGAGCCTTGATTGTGATATGTGTTAGCAGTTAAACAATTAATGCATGTCTACATCAATGATTTGACCTTCAATATCCTTCATATAGAACCAACGAACGCCAACCACATCGCCAATGGTCGATTGGATTTCAACGGCCTTAACCACACCATTTATGTAGCAGCAATCGCTGATATAGAATAAGTGGTTTTCATCTTTTATACGTACAAAAGATTTATTATACGCTTTAGTGTTTAGCACAGGTCGTTCATCTATTGTTAACGTACAAGGCTGTTTATCAAAAAGCACATGCATCCAAATTTGATAGCGTAACTCATTATTAAGTACTAACGCATCGCAGATCCATAAAAACTGTA is from Thalassotalea crassostreae and encodes:
- a CDS encoding Arm DNA-binding domain-containing protein produces the protein MAHLRYPKRGCIQMDIHIYGHRFRETTGLPNTPANVVKAKKMLKQINAEVALGTFEYRKYFPSSKKNSLFQQLKREKLQGSANVFFDEFMKEYVERNEHQWRDTYTRCLNGTLDLYVLPFFKDYKVDEITLAHAQRFRTHLCELTKKDGSRKLSNKRINAIMVPVISVMHMAAAELDIPYPFERLKALREEPSDPAPLNQREVNLFLDTVDTKWRDYYTLRFHTGMRSCEVHGLKLDCVDFEHRRIMVRRNFVTELTDVKTPKSRRDIHMTPTVYHALKSAVANMPDKEKQRQGFIFTKKSGKPLTTHFVARSIWYPTLKKAGLEKRKPYQTRHTAAVLHLAAHENPLYVSRLLGHSGTRMLYDVYAPFVHNISQYDGSAFDKMMNQPAIHRRAANDVIPFAPPKKRHKG